The Solanum pennellii chromosome 11, SPENNV200 sequence ATTTCCTCTTTCCACCCTAATACCTGGCCGTCTATGTACATCCATTGCAAGATCTTCCTCCATAATGTTGCAGAATGCCCGCATACAAAGAACAGATGCTCACTACTATCCATCCCTGAGTTGCACAATACACATCTCGAGTCATCCACTATTCCCCAAGCAGCTACTGTTTCTCTAGTTTGTAGTCTCTCATTTAGGGCCAAGTGTAGTATGAAGGTCCACCTTGGTGGTGCTGCATTGTTGCATATTAATATTCTCCAATCTACTTACGGGAACTCCCCTCTCGTCCTCATATATATCTTCTTTACAGAGAAGATTAGCCATCTCAAGATCTCCTCTTCTTTCCATCCATCCTCCTCATAGTACTTTTTAGCTTTGAGAATCTTCTGAACCATCCAAGATGCTTGCTTTGGCTGTGCCTCCTATATTGAATAAGTGAAGGCACTACAATAATctattgaataaaatataaatgaggACATTACTACCTTATGTTAGCTAGATTATAGTGAAGGTGGGTTCtgttatagttttttttaggaTGTTCCAGTTTTTGATGATAATATGTGTTTTGTTTCATTTGTGGGATTTGCTGGCAGGTTGTGTGAGAGTAGTTTGTAATGATGTCAAGACCAATGCTGCTTGTTTTTCTGTTGATTGTACTCATAATCACATCTCAATTTGAATGGAAGCAGCAGCTGGTGAGTGATGTCGAACCGAGTCCTAGTATATCTCAGAAGCAGCAGCAGATCTCAAAGAGAGAAGAAGCTGTTAAAGAGAAGGTAATCATGTGATCATGTTTTAGTTGGATATCGTATGATATTGTGAATGAATTGCTTAGTGTTTTTTTTGCTTATGGTTAATAAATGACCTCGGAATATGGgtatttaaataagttattgTATCTTGCCGATGCATATTTACATCATTAAATGTGCATCGGATATTTCTCTGACAATTTCTTAGTGAAAAAAAGATATAGTTGGCATTGGCTAATTTTAAGGCACTTGTTGACCTCTTGCATCTTGATTTTTTAGTGTTGCCGTCGTTTCTTCTCTAGGTTGATTTTAAAGTCCTTTGCATTTTGATACTTTATTTCAAGATTCTGCATTGATTACAAGTATAAAAATTAAAGGGAGTCTGCATGACTGCATCTTACTGAGGTTTTAAACTTGCAAAAAGTCATAGCAACAAGATGAGATGGGAGTCTACAGGGGTAGAGTTAGTAATGCGATTAGGAGTTGGTTGGTCAGAGATAAAATATGAGATCCTTGAGGATCATTTAATTTGTGTAAGATGAGATTATGAACGGAATTGTACTTACGATCTACGTTGCTCAGATTCTCTAAATATTACTGTCAAATCGTGTCGGATCcttgaaaaatgcaatttattTGGAGGATCCAACACGCATCCGAaggcatttttgaaaaatccggCAACATAGCTTACTATTTGATACCTTCACATATTGCTGTCCAACCAGTTATTTCCATGTTACTCTTTCCTTTGGCTGGAGATACTATAGTCTTTCCTTTGGATTCTTCTCATCTCCAAGAATGAAGTGGACCAAGTTATCTAATAGGAGAGTGAAGAATAAAAACCAACTTCCAACTTATCTCTTACGAAATTGCGATGCTTCAAGCACCTCAAATGCCATGAAATTTTTGGATAGACTCAATCGTATACGTAGTCGGTTTATTTTGTCCTTTTTGTTGCATTGCTCACGACTTGCTTTACACTTTAAAGTTTTCCATTATCTCGCTTTGAATGAAGTGTGCCTCGGTTTTCGTGGTTGTCATCGCGTGGACTTGTATGAAGTTTAAACCATGTAATATATGTTATGAAGGTTAAATTATCTGTCAACTGCTCTACTTTTGTAATCATTGCATCTTGTTGATGCCAGCTATATATAACATCttacttcatttttaaaaaagtcattATCCGTAAACTTCTCATTAATCATAGAGTTAGAGCCTATTTGGATTGGCTTGTTTTAGGTTCTTTTAAGACAAAATAGCTTTTAAGCATTTTGGAGTGTTTGGATAAATTAAGAAGTGCTTACAAGCACTTAGTTTTTAgctaaaatgataaaagtaagCCAAAACCATAAGTTAGAAGGCTTTTAAGTCAAAAGCCAAAAGCCAATCAAACAGGCTCTTAGTTCCATCAAGTCCCAAATCCTTCATGTTAGCTTTAAGTAGTCTATCTACCTTTGAGCTGTATCAGAGGAGCATAAGTTTCAAATCTTATGAAGCTTTAGCCAATGTATGTGGCCAATCAAGAATAAATACCCTAGTACTAAGCTTACACATTTTTGGGCCTTGAAAGTGCATAGTTAAAGGAAAAAGGATTGTAAGGACAAAAGAAGGGAAGACTTGAAACTAGAATAGGGCTGGCGCGTGATTCCTTTTATGGCATGTGTTGAATCAGTTGTTTATAGTCTTACAAGTTCCCTTCCAGTTTTGTATCATCTCTTTCATGAATCTTTTCTAAACCTCCTCAAATGTCTCCAAACAATCTTTGGAGGGGAGCTAGGTGACGTTTTTAGAGGGTGCCATGTCTTTCTAAGGCTTTTCTCTATGCCAGCAAGTCCCTAAAATATAACATTATACCTGGGCCTCGTTATATAATCAAAATAGCTCATACACTACAGTGTTAAACAGAAAAAAGTTGCACTTATCTCGATTTCTAACTTCAATGTGGTCATGTCTTCTTCTGCTTAAATCTTTGAAATTTCTGAGAAACTTTCAGATGTAGACTCTGgtaacaaaataataaacaaaaagaaattgtcaataaaataaagccttttaaatgtaaaattcaCGGGTTTAAGCTATAGAAACAACCTCTTGTAGAAATGCAGGGTAAAGTCACGTATAATAGATCCTTGTGGTCCGACCTTTCCCGAACCCGTGCATAGCGCGAACTTAGTGCACCGGGTTGCCCTTTTATAGCGAAGAAATATGAAACATGTTTTTATATGAACTGCATAAATCCACCATTAGTGTAGGTTCTCTCTCTATTTTCACTAGTAAATCAACTGTTACGTATGTGACTGAATATCCTCTCATTATTAAGAGGTTCCACCTTCACATGATAAACAAAGGAAGTAATGGTAATCTGTATCATTACTTATTTTTCCGACAGCAAATTAAAGTTATCATCTCAACAATTGAACATGATGAAATTAGTAATGTTATTCTCAAATGAATTGAATTGTGGATTTTGTGTGTTTACAAGCTTAGTTCGGACTCCAAAAATGTCGCCGCATCCGTGTCGGATCttccaaaaatacactacttttgaaGGACCAACACTCACCCGTCGACATTTTCAACGAGTCCAAGCAACATAATTTACCAAAGACTTAAGTAGAGGGGAGCAAAATTTGGAGAGATTGGCACTACAAGTTATAAATTGTAGTATTGTGGGATACATGGATAGATTAAATAGCAACAAGATAGGAATCATTTGTAGAACCATGACTGAAGTATAATATTGTAAAGATAAAGAGAGTTGATGATAGAATTGTCTTGTTAAGACTAGATTAGATGAGGAAACCAAAATTAAGTTTTGGGGagttataaatattttggtCCAATGGATTTGGAATAACCGATTAATATTTAGTGGGAGAGATCTAAATGGACGTTGGTACAAACACTGAAGAAGGGAAAGCGTCTCTGGAGTTCATGTTAGTTTATGATTTAGTTTTGGCTAACAATaacttgagccgagggtctatccgaaacaacctctctaccttcacaaggtagggGGTATCACTCTCTCAAGACCCCACTTGTGCGATTACATTGGGTATGATGTTTTGgctaacaaatatttttagaaaagggAGTCACACTTCATCACATTCAAGAGTGGAAGTAACCGTAGCTAAATAGACTTCATTCTTTCCAGAAAAGGTGACAGTTGCATATCAAGACTTTAAGGTTGTACCAACATACTTTATATTTATGGATGTGAAGTGAAACAGTAGAGAGAAAAAGGAGAAGAGGTGCATGCAATTGAGTCGGTGGTGGGGGCTAAATGATATAAACCAAATACCTTACAGAGCATGACACTTAGAAGTGGTAGTGGATATGAAATTGGCGACTTACATTATGATAGTACCAGGTGAAGTTCTTGGCTTATCTAGAAAAGGTCTGGGACCTTGAGCACAAGAATCGTGGTGACGGAAAGAAGAGGTGTAGAGAGCTACTAATGCAAAAGGAGAATAATATAGAAAGATATGGGAAGTCGAATTTGGAGATGCTTTGGAAGAGTATAAGAGAGCTAATAGGAAAACTAAGAGGGATGCTAGTAATGCTTAAGATAAAGCAGTAGATGgaaacactaggtgatttcttctcaCCTGTCCTAGCCCTTGGTGGACATAGCTACCTGTTGCTCGCAGTTTTCAGGAAAGCAAGAATATTCAAATTATATgttgttgaattattttttctcacagtaattaaaatatatattgctgaattgttttgtttcttaacaATGACTAAAATgttgttgaattttttcttaatagtgataaaaatacaattttgattatttttcttaaatcttaTCTGCAATTAAAAATGGCTGATCCAGCatgaaaatatgagaaaaaaaGTTAGTGAGACCAATAGGACTACAATTGTATATCTGTTTTGTGACAAAACAACTAATAGGGAACCTTTTCTAGTTTTGTCTGcttatatatgaaatgtatgacaTTGTCTTGGAAAAGGTTAGAATCAAATTATTCAATGTTATATTATTAGAATAGGTAAAAGTGAGACTAACAATATCAATTTTAGCCAGCATTAGACAAATGAAGCTAATGTCAAACTAGACAGGACCGCTGTGCTTAAATGCGGACTGCGCTGCTTAAATGCAGACAGGTTGAATTCGTTCCAGATCTACATATTCCCATAGGTGCTCTTTGTATGTTGGGGAAAGTAACTCAAAAGCATATGGACCAGAAAGTGAGTGCAAAAGTACCATCTAAATATAACAATAGAAGTAGATGGATTTTCTTCCTTCAAGAGCAAAAATTATGCGTTGCACCAAATATTATTGTACTTCTTTTAATGACGGTGGTGTCTGGGTCAGCTTGTGTGCATTTCGACTAATCTCTCTTGGTATCACTACCTCCCACTAGCAAAGTTCACCATGTAACTCTGCTCACCAAAGCTTGGGCAGATGAGAAGAGATCacctagtattttttttttaattgatgggATTTGAACCCAAAAACTTATCGTTCTCCCCTATTTTATTAACCACTTGGCCACAACCGTGGGTTCAAAGATACATGGTTGTTTTGGCGCAAaaaagtttgatttatttgGTTCTTGGTGTTCATAGTGCCTTTTACTAGTTTTCATTTGACATACTTCATTCTTATAGATGCTATTGTAATTGTGCTTAGATTTCCTATTTcttaaataagataaaaaagaaaaaatttgagttATATTTGAAGctcaaagaaatattttaaggTTTTGAACTAATCTAtataaatgttaatatgaaATTAGAACAAATGACACACCCaagggtgtggcctagtggGTTGAGAACCACGAGGTCTTAGGTTCAAATTTCAGCAGAGACAAAAAAAGTACTGGGTGATTTCTTTCTATGCGTCCTAAGCTTGGTGGATAGAGTCACTTGTTACTTGTTGTTGGTGGGAGTCAAAGTATCTCctggaattagtcgaggtgtgTTGTAGCTGGTCCGAACACCAcggttatttaaaaaattagaataaatgACGCATGAATGTCAAATTAGTAAGGTTAGGCAAAATTAACACTGTACCAATATTTGATTGTTGTGGCCATAACTCCCCCCTCCCCCAACCTTCTCTCTGTAGATGGAGGTATTGTCCTCTTGAGAATGACACAAGCAATGAATGCATTAAAGAATCTGTAGTAGCAGTTTTGACAGATAAGGACTAAAAGAATTGAAAGTAATTGTAGGTCAGctaagagagagagagtagtTGTGACTGAACCAGTGGGACTGTAACCAACTTTATTGTATGCACCAAGTTGGCTCTGGCATTGGCCAGAGTTTCGCTGGCAGCTCAACTTGCGTTTTTAATGACGATTCAATTGGTAAAGGTTGAGGGACTTGTGTCTTAGGCCACAAGTTCGACCTCTGCCTCAAATACAAACTCTTTGGCCTTGCTCTGAAGGGCAGCCCCTAGTGCACTAAGCTCTTGCTATGTAAGGGCTGAACCACAAGTGTCTAATGTACGCAGTCTTACCCTACTGTTAAAAAATTTGCAGATTATATTATCACAGGAGAAGAACATCCAAAGGCTTAACGAGCTCGTGCGGAATCTCAGGGAACAATTGCTTCAGTGCAGAAGTAGCAATGAAACAATAAGCAACAGTCTTAGCTCACTTGCTGACATTGCTGAATTTGAAAAACAGCAAATTCTTGAGGATTAGTCAGTTTCATTACTAAATTCTCTGTACTATCTGTAACTATTTTCTGcttattttgtgtttttgtttgtaaGTCTGCTGCTGAAATCTGCAATTTAAGTGTCATAAATCATAACACTAATTCATATTGCAATACTAGTGTGAAAAAAAGGAGGAGAAACTTTCATATTGTCTGAATGTGTTTTACTACAATTCTGCACAGCACCCGGCCTCTAGCCAGCCGCGGAGCTACCCTTGTTTAATACGAGTTAATTGATACCTCTTCCTCGGAAAATTATGTTGTATATCGATAGATCAAATTGTTTTCTATATCTatatactatatgatgaagtcTCTCCACTTAAGTAgtattagtataattttttggtattttcattattttactCATTCTTAGTTTTCTATTACTATTTGTTGTCTCTTATTACCTCGATTTTTTCTTACTATTATGTTGTTACCGCTTATGTCTTCATAAATATTGTGTTTTTGCATTTCCCGAGTTGAGGGTCCATCAAGAACAACCTCGAGGTAGGGGTATGGTCGACGATGAAGGATATTCTTAcatgaaatgaatgaaaattatttagggATTAATCGCAAGCAACATATACGATGTTTAATCTTTTTCAAAAGATTAAGAATTGTGTTAATATCAATAAgagtgttattttatttttctcggtactttttacgtagtttattttttgggaaattttcacatatagtcacttaaaaataattaattactctctatagctatagtttgataattacaacttgtagctacatgttatttggaagagaggcaagcgagactgggagagagaggagagagaggggggaaaagagtgggagaaaggtgaattgcatatgtatatttgttagataattgtatattatacatatgtaattgtatatatggcaagagagattgggagagggaggagagaggcaagcgagactgggagagagaggagagaggcgagagaggacagagagtgggagagaggtgaattgcatatgtatataactgtatattatacatatataattgtataaatggcaagcgagatttggagagggaggagagaggcgagcgagattgagagagggaggagagagggcagagagttggagagaggtgaattgtatatgtatataggctaaaaaattgtatattatacatatttatttgtatatcctggcaaattatacatatacaaacatgactaattatacaaactcgaagtcagcccacgtaattaatgtataatgttagtcgcgagtggtaattatagcaaactatagctatagttagtaattaaatagtataagctTGCTTATCCGCgtaattttcccttattttttttcctagAAGCATAAAGATTAGAATGATTATTACTTTTCATCGTACATGcaattttcttttgagttaaaaaGAACGTTTTCGATAGATCATCGTCATCAGCTCAAAAGAAACATAACTAGCACAACAAAGTAagaaatttaagagaaaaaaaagacaataaaatagcaatgtataaataaaaaaaagtgtagCGACAAATGTTAATATACATCggaggaaaaaaagagaaattacgTGATATTTACATAATACTATTAGAGTACGACAACAGTTGATTACCTGCTGACTTTCTACCTTAATTCTCGACTCGATAACTTCTTATCTAAGGTCATGTCTTCAATCAACTGAAATTGTGTCATGTCCTGTGTTTAATCACCTCCCTCCAGTTCTTCTTTACTCTATTTCTACCTTTCATAATTCCTACGACATCTAACCTTCTCAATAGTGCATCCCGCACTTCCTCTTCACGTGTACGACTCATTTTAGTTTCACTTCTCTCATCTTGTCCGTTATAGAGATACTTTCGCCTTGTCTCATATAACCGTTCTTAATCATCATCGATCTATATTACCTTTATCTTTGAATATGAACATTTTTGACTGACCAACACTATACGTTATATGATAGTGTAATTATTAATCATTACTTTGTAAAACTACTTTATTTTGACGATATATTATTATCGTATAGTACCTCTAGCCTcctaattttttcatgaaaagaataatatatattccCCTTTCATTGAAGGTACATTCAATAACTTCAACTTAATCAGTATTTTCAGCTGGTtggcatattttttttttttaaaaaaaatattatttctcatTTATAGCAAGAAGTACTACATTGTCAATTTGTCATATAGGAGTACTAAAATAGttttacaaaaatacaaaaaaattaataccaTATTTTCATGTAAGAGAGTACTATATTGATCGTTTTGTCGAtgaaataaggataaaatataaaactattttatcgtatgtgtatatatttgaatttattcaTGAATCGTCTTCTTTTTGGGTTTTAAACTTATAATTTTAAGGTTTGAactttataaatcattttttcagTTCCACAAACTTGTTAAACCTTCGATAACAACAATTTTTATTGGAgttattttgtgttttaattagagatatttttctctttaacaAAATGAGTTTATGTTGTATTCActaaaataatgtacaaaatTTTCCAAACTTAGATCACTTATTAAGCCAATTATGTATgtatttttatgataattattaattatttaatatgatataatCGTAACTAAATTGATATAGTAAGTTTTTTGTTGCGCTAATGAAATGTAATTTAAAGTATAATTAAGCAGGACCTTGAAATAGTTAAGTAAACAAGAAATTAATtgtgataatttaatttttaaaatcaaaatatattgatgtacaaatttttttatattgtcgTTCtgtataattatttcttttactaCAATGAAGTTATTTGACCCAGATACAGACTCACATACAGTGAAGTTATTAGATCCACAGTCAGACCCATATGATATCGTGAAGATGCACGTACACCCGTagtctaatatatatatatatatatatccaaattGCAATCACAATTAGTTTTGCACTAAATAAACCTCATAACTTCTCTTTCATCTAACTTATTATATAAATCTTATCCTAACTTAGGCTATTTTCCTCCTACACCAATCTTTCTTCTCTCAATTTTCACTTATCTTGTTTTTGATCTACACAATTAGGCAATTTTCAACTCTTCTCATCAAAggtaatttattatttcttcttaattttcatgttcacacctcttttttatttttttattgtttttctaactttatttatattatatatgcaGAATTATTGggataaatttcaaaaaaaaaattataaaaatgaaccATACTAGGGAGAATACACATGCAAAAGTTGACTTGAAGCTAAACTTATCACTACCAAGGGCAACTTTTCCAAGAAATGAACTTTCACCACCAAGaagatcatcatcatcatcatcatcttcttcttcaatggagatCATAAGATCACCAACCACCTCTTGTGTTTCTCAAGAACCAAGCCCTATCGACGATCGATCATCTTCCGATTGCCCTAGTAGCTCAGAGACAACCTCAATGATGCTTGTGGGATGCCCTAGATGTTTGATGTATGTTATGTTATCAGTAAATAAACCAAAATGCCCTAAATGCAAGAGCACTGTTTTGCTTGATTTATTCCATGAAGAAAGAATCAAGAACTCAAAGTAATCAAGGATCAAGCATGTTGTAATAATCCGATAAAATGCACGAgtatcccctcaacctatgctcgaaatctcagagacacgcTTATACTATAccaaggtcctattaccccctgaacttattttataaataattttctaccctttttcggcgtacgtggcactatcttgtgggccctgcgcgtgttgacatttttttcaagctagtgtcacgtaggccaaaaaggggtagaaaattatttataaaataagtacaAGAGgcaataggaccttaatataataaaagtgTCTTTtgaatttcgggcatagatcgGTGGTGATTATCAATATTAGATTATAGTAGCTTTTATTGAGTtttgattatcttgatattATTGGATTAATGTGTGATCatgaaaatttggaaattttgtgTTACAACTAGTGCTTTAGTAGCAAGTCATAATAATTTGCAACCCAATGAAACCTACTATACTATATAGTTTGgttaatcatattaatattttgttgttaGTAATTCATGTATAGTTGTTATCTTTACTATAAATGCAATTACATTTTTGTTGCAACATCCCTTGTTATTACCTtcaataattacaaaaaaaaaaagagttttatAATTTATCTTGTAAATGCTTCACATGGTTTGTTGgaacatgatattttttttactattaatcAATCAGTTCATTCATCTTTACttgttcattatattattttgaaatgtcaaataatatttgatcagtttataaatttaatgaataatttattattttatttttattttacccttACGATTCTTTTTTCACTGTTTAAgatgattaattattttaataagagtgatttgattaaattaagTCTATCAATTATTATATCTTAATTCCTGTGATTAGAGaaagtaataaatgaaattGTAGTTTTCGAAAGCAATTAATATTATAGAGCCttctttatattcattaatgATATTAATTGCAGCTGTTAGTTAATTAAATGGGAAATATTAAAGTCCAACATGAATTAGTTTATCACATTATCAAAAGAGTGACCATTAAATAAGTTGTTTTACATCTTTATCAATGGagtttattttctcttcttcttcttttaattaaaaatcaatctCATTGCATGTGGAATGTTTTTAAGTCATAACTATGTTTTATTCAACCTCGAACGAAAAATTATCGAGTATTGAGATGAGatgaatatgatttttatattctcAATTAAAGAAATTGAGTCGGCTTTGGATATAGAAAAGTCATGATGGTTAATAAACACTTCCAAATAAGCCTTTCACAATACAAACTCTGTCTAATTAGTAGATATCGAACTCCCGCCGGATACTTTATGTgtcaatttcttcaaattttgaacccCCTTATTAAAAATTCTGGCTATGCTACTGGTGCATGCTATTATGACTTTCCTATGGGTGAGTCCTACATCAACAAAACACGAGAGATCATATTGGATATTTTAAGAATGGCATAATACGTAAATATGACCTTTTACTTAGCTTCAGCGGACAACTATGCCCTCcaactttgagtgtgcacaaataggcacttaaacttgtataaaattaaacaagtaaacacacgtgtcctacatgacataatacatgtaGGACGCCACGTAGGACACAAAATCGCCATTTAGGATGTCATGTAGGAcgaatgtgtctatttgttcaattttatacaagtttaagtgtctacttgtgcacgcCCAAAGTTAAGGCTCATAGTTGTCAGTTGACGTCAAGTTAAGGGTCATGTTTATGTGTAATGTCTTTAAGAAAACAAGTCTTATTTCTTAGTGACGCATATTCAAGCGAACAATATTACTAGCAGGATGGTTTATAACGTATAATACCAAAATTACTTTGCGTACTGCAGCCTTAAATGATGATAGGACAAATCTCAACGAAAATATTGAATCCCTAGAGAGGGAGTGGGGGTATATGCTATCATAACTTTTCTATAGGTGAATCTCACATCAATAAAACTCAAGAGATCATAATAAAGATTATAACAAAAcaagcataattttt is a genomic window containing:
- the LOC107003104 gene encoding uncharacterized protein LOC107003104, translating into MMSRPMLLVFLLIVLIITSQFEWKQQLVSDVEPSPSISQKQQQISKREEAVKEKIILSQEKNIQRLNELVRNLREQLLQCRSSNETISNSLSSLADIAEFEKQQILED